CAGCGAATGGGACACGGCGGCAGGCTGTCTGCTGGTGCGCGAGGCGGGCGGGTTCGTCTCCGATTTCCGCGGCCGGTCCGAACCGATCCATGCCAATCAGGTGCTGGCGGCCAATGACGGGTTGCACTCGAAGCTGCACAAGCTGCTGGCGGGTGCGCTGCGATAGGGTTCAGGGCGGGTTTGCGGCGGGTTAGCCCCCCCTTAGACCCCCTCTAGACCCCCTTTAGCCCCGGTTTGCGGCGATGTTTCGCGTGAAACATTGTCGCGGCTTGCTTGCCAGCGTGATCGTCGCTCGCTAACAGCCCGTGCATCCGCTCCGGAGCCCCTGTGGTGGAATTGGTAGACGCGACCGACTCAAAATCGGTTATCGAAAGATGTGCCAGTTCGAGTCTGGCCAGGGGCACCACTCACATGAGTTAAATACTCTTCGCTTGTGCAATGCGGCCAAGCGGCTAGCCTTCGGGCCAAGCCATGCTGGAATCTCCATCATATCACGCGATTGCTGCGATGGCCGTGACCGTCGCCATGTTCATCGCCTTTGCGCGGGGGCGCTACCCGGAAGAGATCATCTCGCTGGTCACCATCGCGGTGATCGCAGTCGGGCTCTACTTCGCCCCGATCGGAGACAATAGCCCGACCGACGGCCTCGCACTTGCCTTCGGCGGGTTCGGCCATTCGGCGCTCATCACGATCTGCGCGCTGATGATTATGGGGCGGGGGCTTGTCGTCACCGGCGCGCTGGAACCTTTCGCTAGGCTGCTGGAAAGGATTTTCCGTTGGAACAGCCAGATCGGGCTGCTTGCGGCGCTGCTGGTTGCCTACTTCCTGTCGATGTTCGTCAACGACACACCGGTCATGGTGCTGCTGATTCCGATCATCGTTGCCATTGCTGCCAAGGGGCTCATGGCGTCCTCGAAAATCCTCATGCCGGTGAATATCGCGGTGCTGCTGGGCGGCATGTCGACCACCATCGGCACCTCGACCAACATCCTGGTGGTCTCCATCGCCGATGACCTCGGAATGGCGCCGATCGGGGTTTTCCAGTTCACCCCGATCGTGCTCGTCGCCGGGATATTCGCGTTGCCTTACCTGTGGCTTGTCATGCCGCGGATGCTGCGCGACAACAGCGTTGTGCCCGACAATGCGCGCCGCATCTTCCATACCCGCCTGCGGGTCGGAGGGGGCGGCGAACTTTCACCCGACAAGGACAAACTGCCCGAAGGCATAACCTTCCACGACACCCCCGGTAAGCTTGCGCCTGACGAGCGTCCGCATATTTCGGGCACACATGAAGCCCTTGAGGAGGCAGCACGCGCGCTCAAGGGCGAACTGGCGCCAGCTTGGGTGGTCGAGCGGATCCGCCGTATCTCGAATGCGCAAAGGCAGGACATTGTGGCAGTCGAGATGACGGTCACTGCGGATTCGCGACTGGTTGGCCTCACACTTGCAAGCTCCGGAATCGCTGATCTCTACAGTGTTGCGGTGCTCGGCATCCACCGGCCTGACCGCGTTTTGGGCGAGCGTGACACGTTCAGTGAGGCGGGTGATCGCGTGATCCGCGAAGGCGATGTGCTGCTGGTCATGGGGATCGACGACGACTTGCATAGCTTTGCGCGAAATGACGGCCTGTTGCGGCTTGCGGGCGCGCGGGAGTTGCCGCGCAGGTCCAAGGCGGTGCTGGCGGGCGCAATCATGCTCGGCGCGATTGCCACGGCATCGATCGGGCTGCCGTGGTTCGACGGGCTCACCTATGCACCGATCAAGCTGCCGATCGCGATTTCGTCGCTGGCGGGGGCAATCGCGATGTTCGTCACCGGCTGCGTGAAGTTCGACAGGGTAGGGCGGGCGCTTTCGGCAAAGGTCATCGTCCTGATCGCGGCAAGCCTCGCGATCGGACAGGTGATCGACAAAAGCGGCGCGGCGGAGTGGCTGGGACAGGCGCTTTCGCTCGGGCTGGCCTATCTTCCGGCCGCTCTGGTGCTTGCCGCCATCATGCTGTTCGTGACGATTCTGACGAATTTCGCCTCTAATGCGACAGCGGCAACCATCGGCACGCCCATCGCTTTCAGCATCGCCGCGCAGCTCGGCCTGCCGCCGGAGCCGCTGGTGCTGGCCGTGCTGTTCGGGTGCAACCTGTGTTATGCGACACCGATTGCCTATCAGACCAACCTGCTGATCATGTCCGAAGGCGGCTACCAATTCGGCGATTTCGTGCGCGCAGGGGTGCCATTGGTGGCGTTGATGGTAACGGTACTCTCGGTGCTGCTGGTGATATGGTACAGGCTGTAGCGGCTCATTGTGGGGAGAAGAACATGAAGCGGGCATCGATTTGGGCGGGGATCAGCGCCATTGCATTGGCGGCAACGCCCGCGCAGGCTGACGAATTGCGCGACGCGGTTTCGGCCGATCTTCCCGCGCTGGTGGAGCTTTACAAGGACCTCCACGCCAACCCCGAACTCAGCTTCCAGGAAGTCGAGACATCAAAGAAACTCGCCGCCCGCGCCCGGGCGATGGGGTTTGACGTGACCGAAGGCGTCGGCAAGACCGGCGTGGTTGCGGTGATGAAGAACGGTGATGGCCCGGTGGTGATGCTGCGCGCCGATATGGACGGTCTGCCGGTGATCGAGCAGACCGGACTGCCCTACGCTTCCAAGCGCCGCGCGGTGCCGCAGACCGGGATCGAGACGGGGGTGATGCACGCCTGCGGGCATGACACTCACATGGCCGCATGGATCGGCACGGCCCAGCTTCTTTCGGCGCGCAAGGACCAGTGGTCGGGCACGCTGGTGATGATCCTGCAACCTGCCGAGGAGATCGGGCAGGGCGCCAAGGCGATGCTTGACGACGGGCTCTATACGCGTTTCCCCAAGCCCGATTATGTGCTCGCTTTCCATGATGCTGCGCAGTTCCCTGCCGGCCACATCGGCTATTCGAAGGGCTTCGCGCTCGCCAATGTCGATTCAGTCGATGTCGTGGTGCCCGGCATCGGCGGGCACGGGGCCTACCCGCATACGACCAAGGACCCGATCGTCATTGCCTCCAGCATCGTCATGCGTTTGCAGACCCTGGTGAGCCGCGAATTGAACCCGACCGATTCCGCGGTCGTGACCGTCGGCAGTTTCCAGGCCGGGTCGAAGCACAACATCATCTCCGATGAAGCACGGCTCCAGCTGACGGTGCGCAGCTATAGCGACAAGACGCGGCAACACCTGCTCGACGGGATCGCCCGCATCGCCAAGGCCGAGTCGATGGCGGCGGGGATGCCGGATGACAAGCTTCCCAAGGTCACGGTTGCCGATCCCTATACGCCGGCCACCTACAACACTCCCGAATTCACCGAGACGGTGATGACAGGCCTGAAATCACGGTTCGAGGGGCGCATTACCGAAACCCCTGCCGTGATGGGGGGCGAGGACTTCAGCCAGTACTACCGCGCCGACCGCGAGAACGTCGAATCCCTGATCTTCTGGGTTGGCGGGGTCCGTGCGTCCGAGTGGGAGAAGGCGCAGAAGGGCGAGATCCAGCTACCGTCGCTGCATTCGCCGTTCTGGGCGCCCGATGCGCCGGTGGTGATCGCCACGGCGACCGAGGCGCTGACTGCTGCAACTCTCGGGCTAATGCCCAAACAGGGCGGATGAGCTAGCACAAAAAAGGCGGCCGCCGGAGCGCGACCCTTGCGGGTGCGTTCCGGCGGCCGTTTCTCCTCCCCAGGAGAACTGTGAAACGGGTTATTCCGAAGCGGGCACGTAGGTGCCGAGGCGGTGGTGCAGCGCGTTGATCTTGGCCAGCTCCTCGCGGTCCTCGGTGGCCCGTGCGTGGCTTTCCAGCGCACGGCGCAGCAGCTTCATGTCAGCGGTGGAGAGCAGCGCGCGGGCGCGGGCAGGCTCGGTCTTGGGGGTATCGGTATTGGTCATGTCACTCTCCTCGGGGTGATTGCCCGCCAGTCCTTAGGCGGTTCGCGGGCATCCCGGAAGGCCGGATTATCCAGTCCTCCCGGGATTCTCTCCCACCCTTGCAGCTACCGTTAGGCAGCTTCGAACTGGTTCATGGTGTTGTGCGCGCCGCCAGCCTTCAGAGCGGCTTCACCAGCGAAGTATTCCTTGTGATCGTCGCCGATGTCCGAACCGGACATGTTCTGGTGCTTCACACAGGCGATACCCTGACGGATTTCCTCGCGCTGCACGTTCTTCACGTAGCCGAGCATCGCAGCCTCACCGAAGTATTCGCGGGCAAGGTTGTCGGTGCTGAGCGCGGCGGTGTGGTAGGTCGGCAGCGTGATGAGGTGGTGGAAGATACCGGCCCGTGCAGCGGCATCGCGCTGGAAGGTGCGGATCTTTTCGTCGGCTTCGGCGCCGAGTTCGGTGCCGTCGTAATCGACACTCATCAGCTTGGCGCGGTCATAGGCCGAGACATCCTTGCCTGCTTCGGTCCAGGCATCGAACACCTGCTGGCGGAAGTTCAGCGTCCAGTTGAAGCTGGGCGAGTTGTTATAGACCAGCTTCGCATTCGGCACGACTTCGCGGATGCGGTCGACCATCTCGGCGATCTGTTCGACGTGGGGCTTTTCGGTCTCGATCCACAGCAGGTCGGCGCCGTTCTGGAGCGAGGTGATGCAGTCGAGCACCACGCGGTCCACACCCGTGCCAGCGCGGAACTGGTAGAGGTTCGAAGGCAGACGCTTGGGCGAAAGCAACTTGCCGTCGCGGCTGATGAAGACCTGGCCGTTGGTGATGTTGGCCGGATCGACCTCATCGGCATCGAGGAAGCTGTTGTACTGGTCGCCCAGATCGCCCGGTTCCCTCGAGAACGCGATCTGCTTGGTCAGGCCAGCGCCGAGCGAGTCGGTGCGGGCGACGATGATCCCGTCTTCCACGCCCATTTCGAGGAAGGCCATGCGGCAAGCGCGGATCTTCTGGAGGAAATCCTCATGCGGCACGGTGACCTTGCCGTCCTGGTGGCCGCACTGCTTTTCGTCCGAGACCTGATTTTCGATCTGGAGCGCGCAGGCGCCCGCTTCGATCATCTTCTTGGCGAGCAGATAGGTCGCCTCGGCATTGCCGAAGCCCGCGTCGATGTCGGCGATGATCGGCACCACGTGGGTTTCGTAGTTGTCGATTGCATTCTCGATGCGCTTGGCTTCAACGGCGTCACCGGCCTTGCGGGCAGCGTCAAGCGCGCGGAACATCATGCCGAGTTCGCGGGCGTCAGCCTGCTTGAGGAACGTGTAGAGCTCCTCGATCAGGGCAGGCACCGAAGTCTTCTCGTGCATCGACTGGTCGGGGAGGGGGCCGAACTCGCTGCGCAATGCGGCAACCATCCAGCCCGAGAGGTAGAGGTAGCGCTGCTTGGTGGTTCCGAAGTGCTTCTTGATCGCGATCAGCTTCTGCTGCGCGATGAAGCCGTGCCAGCAGCCGAGCGACTGGGTGTACTGGGCGGGGTTTGCGTCATAGGCGGCCATGTCGGCACGCATGATCTTCGCGGTGTACTTGGCGATGTCGAGGCCGGTGGCGAAACGGTTCTGGATGGCCATCCGCGCGGCGCTTTCAGGATCGATAGCGGCCCAGCTCGGTCCGTTCGCGGTGACGATGTCGCGCATCCGGGTGATGGTGTTCTGGTAAGTCATGTGCGTCTCCTGTCCATCCTGGGGAGTGGTGAAAGCCCGATGAGGGACTCGCGCCGCTGGATGGGCAGGCTTTGGCGTGGTGCGCCGCAGCATGACAGGGAAAGTTACAGAAAATCGTGTCGCTATCCGGACAATTGGCCGTAGACTTGTGTAAATCTGTCAATAAAGTTACAAGTGGCGCATGGCTGATACCAATATTCTCGCAGGCCCCGCCTTGCGCCGTTTGCGCAAGCGCGAAAGCCTGACCCAGGCTGCAATGGCAAGCATCCTTGGGATATCGCCCTCCTACCTCAACCTGATCGAGCGCAATCAGCGTCCACTTTCCGCACGGGTGCTGGTGCAGGTGATCGAACGCTTCGACTTCGATCCGCGATCCTTGCGCGAAGATGACGCTATCGGCGGACTCGACGGACTAGTGCGTCGCATGGCCGACAAGCGCTTCGGCGACCTTGGGATAGACCGCGAGGAAGTGCAGGAATTCCTCGCCACCGCGCCACAGATCGCGGCTGCCTTTGCGCGGCTCTACGATACAGGGGGCGGCGAACGGATCGTTGTCGAGGATACCGCAGCCGCCGCGCGCCGCGCTGTCGAACGCTGGCAGAACCACTTTGCCGATCTTGATCATGCGGCCGAAGATCTTGCGGACGAGCTGCGTCTGTCGCGCGGGGAGATCAGCGCCGCACTATCCGAACGTCTGCGCGAAAAGCACCAGCTATCGGTCCGCATCCTGCCCGCAGAAGTCATGCCGGGGCAGGTCCACCGCCTCGATCTTCACGCCCGTCAGCTGCAACTTTCCGAGATGCTACCCGGTGCAGCGCGGCGGTTCCAGATCGCGCGGCAGGTGGGTGCGCTGGAAATGCGCGAGGGTGTCGAAACACTGGTGGCCGGCGCCAACCTCGCCAGCCCCGAAGCGCGTGACGCGCTGCGCGAACATGTGACCGATTAT
This DNA window, taken from Porphyrobacter sp. ULC335, encodes the following:
- a CDS encoding SLC13 family permease: MAVTVAMFIAFARGRYPEEIISLVTIAVIAVGLYFAPIGDNSPTDGLALAFGGFGHSALITICALMIMGRGLVVTGALEPFARLLERIFRWNSQIGLLAALLVAYFLSMFVNDTPVMVLLIPIIVAIAAKGLMASSKILMPVNIAVLLGGMSTTIGTSTNILVVSIADDLGMAPIGVFQFTPIVLVAGIFALPYLWLVMPRMLRDNSVVPDNARRIFHTRLRVGGGGELSPDKDKLPEGITFHDTPGKLAPDERPHISGTHEALEEAARALKGELAPAWVVERIRRISNAQRQDIVAVEMTVTADSRLVGLTLASSGIADLYSVAVLGIHRPDRVLGERDTFSEAGDRVIREGDVLLVMGIDDDLHSFARNDGLLRLAGARELPRRSKAVLAGAIMLGAIATASIGLPWFDGLTYAPIKLPIAISSLAGAIAMFVTGCVKFDRVGRALSAKVIVLIAASLAIGQVIDKSGAAEWLGQALSLGLAYLPAALVLAAIMLFVTILTNFASNATAATIGTPIAFSIAAQLGLPPEPLVLAVLFGCNLCYATPIAYQTNLLIMSEGGYQFGDFVRAGVPLVALMVTVLSVLLVIWYRL
- a CDS encoding helix-turn-helix domain-containing protein, translating into MADTNILAGPALRRLRKRESLTQAAMASILGISPSYLNLIERNQRPLSARVLVQVIERFDFDPRSLREDDAIGGLDGLVRRMADKRFGDLGIDREEVQEFLATAPQIAAAFARLYDTGGGERIVVEDTAAAARRAVERWQNHFADLDHAAEDLADELRLSRGEISAALSERLREKHQLSVRILPAEVMPGQVHRLDLHARQLQLSEMLPGAARRFQIARQVGALEMREGVETLVAGANLASPEARDALREHVTDYLAGALLLPYRRFLRACEATGYDLAVLQRRFAVSFDQVAQRLTTLGRVGERGLPFFTATIDRAGRMTHFTAGGSGALYPLEGARWPAWVPYAAFERPGTVLTQAVTFGEGEAAARHWFTITRTVDGDGVMCAGRRAVVLGIEARFAADLAHARGVSLDRADAVPLGTPCLRCGRAECLTPAPARLASALPRLRPGI
- a CDS encoding amidohydrolase; this translates as MKRASIWAGISAIALAATPAQADELRDAVSADLPALVELYKDLHANPELSFQEVETSKKLAARARAMGFDVTEGVGKTGVVAVMKNGDGPVVMLRADMDGLPVIEQTGLPYASKRRAVPQTGIETGVMHACGHDTHMAAWIGTAQLLSARKDQWSGTLVMILQPAEEIGQGAKAMLDDGLYTRFPKPDYVLAFHDAAQFPAGHIGYSKGFALANVDSVDVVVPGIGGHGAYPHTTKDPIVIASSIVMRLQTLVSRELNPTDSAVVTVGSFQAGSKHNIISDEARLQLTVRSYSDKTRQHLLDGIARIAKAESMAAGMPDDKLPKVTVADPYTPATYNTPEFTETVMTGLKSRFEGRITETPAVMGGEDFSQYYRADRENVESLIFWVGGVRASEWEKAQKGEIQLPSLHSPFWAPDAPVVIATATEALTAATLGLMPKQGG
- a CDS encoding isocitrate lyase, with translation MTYQNTITRMRDIVTANGPSWAAIDPESAARMAIQNRFATGLDIAKYTAKIMRADMAAYDANPAQYTQSLGCWHGFIAQQKLIAIKKHFGTTKQRYLYLSGWMVAALRSEFGPLPDQSMHEKTSVPALIEELYTFLKQADARELGMMFRALDAARKAGDAVEAKRIENAIDNYETHVVPIIADIDAGFGNAEATYLLAKKMIEAGACALQIENQVSDEKQCGHQDGKVTVPHEDFLQKIRACRMAFLEMGVEDGIIVARTDSLGAGLTKQIAFSREPGDLGDQYNSFLDADEVDPANITNGQVFISRDGKLLSPKRLPSNLYQFRAGTGVDRVVLDCITSLQNGADLLWIETEKPHVEQIAEMVDRIREVVPNAKLVYNNSPSFNWTLNFRQQVFDAWTEAGKDVSAYDRAKLMSVDYDGTELGAEADEKIRTFQRDAAARAGIFHHLITLPTYHTAALSTDNLAREYFGEAAMLGYVKNVQREEIRQGIACVKHQNMSGSDIGDDHKEYFAGEAALKAGGAHNTMNQFEAA